One segment of bacterium DNA contains the following:
- a CDS encoding ABC transporter permease, with product MSLGLLLRVAWQALRRNATRSLLTMLGIIIGVGAVITSMAIGSGAQAAVLAQIESLGANLVVVIPGAQSTGGVNLGGGSRTTLKLDDATAVANEVPSVGSAAPQSSTGAQVVAGGANWFTSIQGSTPSWTDVRNWQVATGRFFDQTEVTQEAKVAVLGSTVAQNLFPSGSPVGATVVIKNVPFRVLGVMTSKGQSGFGRDQDDFVIVPITTLLDRLTGQAYVGQILVSAGTPEDVPGVIDATERLLRLRHHLTAAQPDDFSVRNIADIQQVRLATSQTQALLLAGIAVVSLVVGGIGIMNIMLVSVTERTREIGLRMAVGARGHDILMQFLVEALTLACLGGLMGIIMGVATAQGASVMAHWPTLVSPMSIVLGFVSSLAVGVVFGFYPAQRAAALDPIVALRYE from the coding sequence ATGAGCCTCGGGCTGCTGCTCCGCGTCGCCTGGCAGGCGCTCCGCCGAAACGCGACGCGTTCGCTGCTGACGATGCTCGGCATCATCATCGGCGTCGGCGCCGTGATCACCTCGATGGCGATCGGATCCGGCGCGCAGGCCGCCGTGCTCGCGCAGATCGAGAGCCTCGGCGCCAACCTGGTCGTGGTCATCCCGGGCGCGCAGAGCACGGGCGGCGTCAACCTGGGGGGCGGGAGCCGGACCACACTCAAGCTCGACGATGCGACGGCGGTCGCGAACGAAGTGCCGTCCGTCGGCTCGGCGGCGCCGCAGTCGTCGACCGGCGCGCAGGTGGTCGCGGGCGGAGCCAACTGGTTCACGTCGATTCAGGGCAGCACACCCTCGTGGACCGACGTTCGCAACTGGCAGGTGGCCACCGGACGCTTCTTCGACCAGACCGAGGTCACCCAGGAAGCGAAAGTGGCCGTCCTCGGCTCGACGGTCGCGCAGAACCTCTTCCCGAGCGGCTCGCCGGTCGGCGCGACGGTGGTCATCAAGAACGTGCCCTTCCGTGTGCTCGGCGTGATGACGTCCAAAGGGCAGTCGGGGTTTGGCCGCGACCAGGACGACTTCGTGATCGTGCCGATCACGACGCTGCTCGATCGCCTGACGGGTCAGGCGTACGTCGGGCAGATTCTCGTTTCGGCCGGCACCCCCGAGGACGTCCCGGGGGTGATCGACGCGACCGAGCGGCTGCTTCGGCTGCGACACCATCTCACGGCCGCCCAACCCGACGACTTCTCGGTGCGCAACATCGCCGACATCCAGCAGGTCCGGCTCGCCACCTCGCAGACCCAGGCGCTGCTGCTCGCCGGCATCGCGGTCGTCTCGCTCGTCGTCGGCGGCATCGGCATCATGAACATCATGCTCGTGTCGGTCACCGAGCGGACGCGGGAGATCGGACTGCGCATGGCGGTCGGCGCGCGCGGCCACGACATCCTGATGCAGTTCCTCGTCGAGGCGCTGACGCTGGCCTGCCTCGGCGGGCTGATGGGAATCATCATGGGGGTCGCGACGGCCCAGGGCGCCTCGGTGATGGCGCACTGGCCGACGCTCGTTTCGCCGATGTCGATCGTGCTCGGCTTCGTCTCGTCGCTTGCGGTCGGAGTGGTCTTCGGCTTCTACCCGGCGCAGCGCGCCGCCGCGCTCGATCCGATCGTGGCCCTGCGGTACGAGTAG
- a CDS encoding ABC transporter ATP-binding protein, protein MAIRRTLPTHSDLLIEVRDMTKVYGAGDMAVHALRGVSLDVRRGEFVAIMGPSGSGKSTFMHLLGCLDRPTSGSYKLAGQEVSRLTADELAVVRSKQIGFVFQSFNLLARTSALENVELPMLYAGILRETRDARAKELLESVGLGNRLDHKPSELSGGQQQRVAIARALANGAPLLMADEPTGNLDSKSSAEIMTLFRRLNDQRGLTVLVVTHDINTAAWSKRVVTFRDGLILSDRPMTEAIPESVRAVVDQAPAAAGPEVRV, encoded by the coding sequence ATGGCGATCCGGCGCACCCTGCCGACTCATTCGGACCTTCTCATCGAGGTCCGCGACATGACGAAGGTGTACGGCGCCGGTGACATGGCGGTCCACGCGCTGCGCGGCGTGAGTCTCGACGTGCGGCGCGGAGAGTTCGTGGCGATCATGGGCCCGTCGGGCTCCGGCAAGTCCACGTTCATGCACCTGCTCGGCTGCCTGGACCGGCCGACGTCCGGATCGTACAAGCTTGCCGGCCAGGAGGTCTCGCGCCTCACCGCGGACGAGCTCGCCGTGGTGCGCAGCAAACAGATCGGCTTCGTCTTCCAGAGCTTCAACCTGCTCGCCCGGACCAGCGCGCTCGAGAACGTCGAGCTGCCGATGCTCTACGCCGGGATCCTGCGCGAAACACGCGACGCGAGGGCCAAGGAGCTGTTGGAGAGCGTGGGGCTGGGCAACCGGCTCGACCACAAGCCGAGCGAGCTCTCCGGCGGGCAGCAGCAGCGCGTCGCGATCGCCCGCGCGCTGGCGAACGGCGCGCCGCTCCTGATGGCGGACGAGCCGACGGGGAACCTCGACAGCAAGAGCAGCGCGGAGATCATGACGCTGTTCCGGCGGCTCAACGACCAGCGGGGACTGACCGTCCTGGTCGTCACGCACGATATCAACACCGCGGCGTGGTCGAAGCGGGTGGTGACCTTCCGCGACGGCCTCATTCTCTCCGACCGGCCCATGACCGAAGCGATCCCGGAGTCCGTGCGCGCCGTCGTCGACCAGGCGCCCGCGGCCGCCGGGCCGGAGGTCCGCGTATGA
- a CDS encoding hydantoinase/oxoprolinase family protein, with amino-acid sequence MSASYRIGIDVGGTFTDAVCVDGAGAVTLAKAASTPADPSVGVLDAIQTLAERLGVDSRALLAATSQIVHGTTVATNALLERRGAKVGLLTTEGHRDVLEMREGLKPDRYNLRMPPPVPLVPRALRLGVRERTRADGTVAVPLARPSLDRSIRALERAGVDSVAICYLHGYRNPRHELATRDAVRRRLPRAYVSPSWDVLPQIKEYERVCATVINAYVGPALERYLTRLRSRLRAAGYRRHVFVMQSHGGVASISEAARLAAGAILSGPAGGVAGGGYAARLLGDGDLITFDMGGTSTDIALLEDGRPRVTGDRRVSGHTLAMPSVDIHTLGAGGGSLARVDAGGILHVGPESAGAEPGPACYGRGGTGATVTDANVVLGYLDPETFWGGRRRLDAAAAHGAVDAIAGRFGSTTIDAARGIYDVVNTAMAEGIRVVSVRRGIDPRRFALLAFGGAAGLHATAVAAMLDIGRVVVPRQAPVLSAWGMLAADLRYNVVRTHVGEIHRVGAGRLRKLFAEMEREGRGRLAPAVAASAGSAVAGSAPAGGA; translated from the coding sequence GTGAGCGCGTCCTACCGAATCGGCATCGACGTCGGCGGGACCTTCACGGACGCCGTCTGCGTGGACGGCGCAGGCGCCGTCACGCTCGCGAAGGCCGCCTCTACCCCGGCCGATCCGTCCGTCGGCGTGCTCGACGCGATCCAGACCCTCGCGGAACGCCTCGGCGTCGATTCCCGCGCGCTGCTCGCCGCCACGTCGCAGATCGTCCACGGCACAACGGTCGCGACGAACGCCCTGCTGGAACGGCGCGGTGCGAAGGTGGGCCTGCTGACCACGGAAGGCCATCGCGACGTCCTGGAGATGCGCGAAGGCCTGAAACCGGACCGGTACAATCTGCGGATGCCGCCGCCGGTCCCGCTCGTGCCGCGGGCGCTTCGGCTCGGCGTCCGGGAGCGCACGCGCGCGGACGGCACCGTCGCCGTGCCGCTCGCGCGGCCTTCGCTCGACCGCTCGATCCGCGCGCTCGAGCGCGCCGGCGTGGACTCGGTCGCGATCTGCTACCTGCACGGTTACCGCAACCCCCGCCACGAGCTGGCGACGCGAGACGCGGTGCGGCGGCGCCTTCCGCGGGCCTACGTGTCACCGTCGTGGGACGTGCTGCCGCAGATCAAGGAGTACGAACGCGTCTGCGCGACGGTCATCAACGCCTACGTCGGCCCGGCCCTCGAGCGCTACCTGACGCGGCTGAGATCGCGCCTCCGCGCGGCGGGGTACCGGCGCCACGTGTTCGTGATGCAGTCGCACGGCGGCGTCGCGTCGATCTCGGAAGCGGCGCGGCTCGCCGCGGGCGCGATCCTCTCGGGGCCGGCGGGCGGGGTAGCCGGCGGCGGCTACGCGGCGCGCCTCCTCGGCGACGGCGACCTGATTACCTTCGACATGGGCGGCACCAGCACGGACATCGCGCTCTTGGAGGACGGGCGGCCGCGGGTGACCGGCGACCGCCGCGTCAGCGGCCACACGCTCGCGATGCCGAGCGTCGACATCCACACCCTCGGCGCCGGCGGCGGCTCGCTCGCGCGCGTGGACGCGGGCGGCATCCTGCACGTCGGCCCGGAGAGCGCGGGCGCGGAGCCCGGCCCGGCGTGCTATGGGCGAGGCGGCACCGGCGCCACGGTCACCGACGCGAACGTCGTGCTCGGCTATCTCGATCCGGAGACGTTCTGGGGCGGGCGCCGGCGGCTCGATGCGGCGGCGGCGCACGGGGCGGTGGACGCGATCGCGGGCCGCTTCGGCAGCACGACGATCGACGCGGCGCGCGGCATCTACGACGTCGTCAACACCGCGATGGCGGAAGGCATCCGGGTCGTGTCTGTACGCCGGGGCATCGATCCCCGGCGCTTTGCGCTGCTGGCGTTCGGCGGCGCGGCCGGGCTGCACGCGACGGCCGTGGCGGCGATGCTCGACATCGGCCGGGTCGTCGTGCCGCGCCAGGCGCCGGTGCTGTCGGCGTGGGGCATGCTGGCCGCGGACCTCCGCTACAACGTGGTGCGGACGCACGTCGGCGAGATTCACAGAGTTGGCGCTGGCCGGCTGCGCAAGCTGTTCGCGGAGATGGAGCGCGAGGGGCGGGGCCGCCTCGCGCCGGCCGTCGCGGCGTCGGCCGGGTCGGCGGTGGCGGGGTCGGCGCCGGCGGGCGGGGCAG
- a CDS encoding hydantoinase B/oxoprolinase family protein encodes MPETGRVPPDRITVSVVQHRLTAIVAEMGEAMLRTAYSQILNSSRDFSTALCGADGRLLAQAEHVPIHVGALPWSVRSVLEFFRGRIRPGDLYLVNDPYCGGSHLPDLTVVLPVFAAPAGNGTAGRADRRLICWAINRAHQSDIGGATHGSYNAAATEIWQEGLRVPPLKLYDAGTERDDVLNMVATNVRHSRDFLGDLRASMGSARLGERRLHRLAEEYGVETLLDALREVLDGTERRTRACIRPWKDGVYAGESVLDDDGHGATDIAVRAVVTKRGDALTVDLRRSHAQVTGFVNSSLPNTMSAVHMAVAYLIDADIPKNDGTFRPVTVLTTEGTIVHPRPPAPVTLCTNHCGQEIAESVLKALAPACPERAIAGWGRRFRIAIRGTDPRSGRPFIWHMFHARPGGGASAAGDGWATAGEGQAAGGLKFGSVEVTEVRFPLVMERHEFRTDSGGDGQFRGGVGAELAMRAETAAPAVANTAGDGVRHAPYGLFGGRDGAVHRYRLISKGRTRILRTKEVGIPVQPGDLFLVESSGGGGYGPSRYRDAAARAADIDNGFVSRRGRAQEPRVRKARLPKRRRARRTSR; translated from the coding sequence GTGCCCGAAACCGGCCGTGTCCCCCCCGATCGCATCACGGTTTCCGTGGTCCAACACCGCCTCACGGCCATCGTCGCGGAGATGGGCGAGGCGATGCTCCGCACCGCCTACTCCCAGATCCTGAACTCCAGCCGCGACTTCTCTACCGCCCTCTGCGGCGCGGACGGACGTCTGCTCGCCCAGGCCGAACACGTGCCGATCCACGTCGGCGCACTTCCCTGGTCGGTGCGGTCGGTGCTCGAATTCTTCCGGGGCCGGATCCGGCCCGGCGATCTCTACCTGGTCAACGACCCGTACTGCGGCGGCAGCCACCTGCCGGACCTGACGGTCGTCCTGCCGGTTTTTGCGGCACCGGCCGGGAACGGGACGGCGGGCCGGGCGGACCGTCGGCTCATCTGCTGGGCAATCAACCGCGCGCACCAGAGCGACATCGGCGGGGCGACGCACGGCAGCTATAATGCGGCCGCCACCGAGATCTGGCAGGAAGGCCTGCGGGTGCCGCCGCTCAAGCTGTACGACGCGGGGACCGAGCGGGACGACGTCCTGAACATGGTGGCGACGAACGTTCGCCACTCCCGCGACTTCCTCGGCGACCTCCGCGCCTCGATGGGGTCCGCGCGGCTCGGCGAGCGGCGGCTGCACCGGCTCGCGGAAGAGTACGGGGTCGAGACGCTGCTCGACGCGCTGCGCGAGGTCCTCGACGGCACGGAACGGCGCACGCGCGCCTGCATCCGGCCGTGGAAAGACGGCGTCTACGCCGGCGAGTCGGTGCTCGACGACGACGGGCACGGCGCAACAGACATCGCGGTGCGGGCGGTCGTCACGAAACGGGGAGACGCGCTGACGGTCGACCTGCGGCGCAGCCACGCGCAGGTCACGGGTTTCGTCAATTCCTCGCTGCCGAACACGATGTCCGCGGTGCACATGGCGGTCGCGTACCTGATCGACGCCGACATTCCGAAGAACGACGGGACCTTCCGGCCGGTCACGGTGCTGACGACGGAAGGCACGATCGTCCATCCGCGCCCGCCGGCGCCCGTCACGCTCTGCACGAACCACTGCGGCCAGGAGATCGCGGAGTCGGTGCTCAAGGCCCTCGCCCCGGCCTGTCCTGAGCGCGCGATCGCCGGATGGGGCCGCCGGTTCCGGATCGCGATCCGGGGCACGGATCCGCGCAGCGGCCGGCCGTTCATCTGGCACATGTTCCACGCGCGGCCGGGCGGCGGCGCCTCCGCCGCGGGCGACGGCTGGGCGACGGCCGGCGAAGGCCAAGCCGCGGGCGGGCTCAAGTTCGGCAGCGTGGAGGTGACCGAGGTTCGTTTTCCGCTCGTCATGGAGCGCCACGAGTTCCGGACGGACTCCGGCGGCGACGGGCAGTTTCGCGGCGGCGTGGGCGCGGAGCTCGCGATGCGCGCGGAGACCGCCGCACCGGCCGTGGCGAACACCGCGGGCGACGGCGTCCGGCACGCGCCCTACGGCCTGTTCGGCGGCCGCGACGGCGCGGTGCATCGGTACCGGCTCATCTCGAAGGGCCGGACGCGCATCCTGCGGACAAAGGAGGTTGGCATCCCGGTTCAGCCGGGCGACCTGTTCCTGGTCGAGTCTTCCGGAGGCGGCGGCTATGGGCCGTCCAGGTACCGTGACGCCGCGGCGCGGGCGGCCGACATCGACAACGGCTTCGTGTCGAGGCGGGGCCGTGCGCAGGAACCCCGCGTGCGAAAGGCTCGCCTGCCAAAGAGGCGCCGCGCGCGCAGGACGAGCCGGTGA
- a CDS encoding HAMP domain-containing sensor histidine kinase produces the protein MRSLSTRLSVAVIAVAVLTTVLSATFSSYQARQTFRQYVERREAPAPGGTVAPAPGERPANVAPQPPDRQRRRPLGPREILFESRFRNAIWGGTGIAVLLGLLVTLWLTRRLVRPITDLTVAARVIARGGTPPAVPVRGQDEVAELARAFNRMTERLAADEEQRRRLFAGVAHELRTPLSVIQGTLEGVLDRVIEPTPERIATLHSQTLLLARLITDLRDLSLAQAGQLQLSLKKIDAGRVVRETLEAVSPLAEERGVALRTDVPQRLPRIDADPDRLRQIVQNLVENAVRFTPQGGEVRVAMGEDDVGVRLQVSDTGVGIAAADLPHIFRHFYRADQSRARTSGGTGLGLAIVKSLVEAHGGRVSVDSAVGSGSTFTVTFPRRQEAAAVEEAVV, from the coding sequence ATGCGTAGTCTCAGCACGCGGCTGAGCGTCGCGGTCATCGCGGTCGCCGTGCTGACGACCGTGCTTTCCGCGACGTTCAGCTCGTACCAGGCGCGGCAGACCTTCCGCCAGTACGTCGAGCGGCGGGAGGCGCCGGCGCCGGGCGGCACTGTGGCCCCCGCGCCGGGCGAGCGGCCGGCCAACGTCGCGCCGCAACCGCCCGACCGCCAGCGGCGGCGTCCGCTCGGCCCGCGCGAGATCCTGTTCGAGAGTCGTTTCCGCAACGCCATTTGGGGCGGTACGGGCATTGCGGTGCTCCTCGGTCTTCTCGTCACGTTGTGGCTGACGCGCCGGCTGGTGCGTCCGATTACCGACCTGACGGTCGCGGCGCGCGTGATCGCCCGCGGCGGGACGCCGCCCGCGGTGCCGGTGCGAGGCCAGGACGAGGTCGCGGAACTGGCGCGCGCCTTCAATAGAATGACGGAACGCCTCGCAGCCGATGAGGAGCAGCGGCGCCGCCTCTTTGCCGGCGTGGCGCACGAGTTGCGCACACCGCTGTCCGTCATCCAGGGCACGCTCGAAGGTGTGCTCGATCGTGTGATCGAGCCGACGCCGGAGCGGATCGCGACCCTGCACAGCCAGACGCTCCTGCTCGCGCGGCTCATCACGGACCTGCGCGATCTGTCGCTCGCGCAGGCCGGACAGCTGCAGTTGAGCCTGAAAAAGATCGACGCCGGCCGCGTGGTGCGCGAGACGCTGGAGGCCGTTTCGCCGCTCGCGGAAGAGCGCGGCGTCGCGCTGCGTACGGACGTCCCGCAGCGGCTGCCGCGCATCGACGCCGATCCGGACCGCCTGCGCCAGATCGTGCAGAACCTGGTCGAGAACGCGGTCCGCTTCACGCCCCAGGGCGGCGAAGTCCGGGTGGCCATGGGCGAGGACGATGTCGGGGTGCGGCTCCAGGTGTCGGATACCGGGGTCGGCATCGCGGCGGCGGACCTGCCGCACATCTTCCGGCACTTCTACCGAGCGGACCAGTCGCGGGCGCGCACCAGCGGCGGCACGGGATTGGGACTGGCGATCGTCAAGTCGCTCGTCGAGGCGCACGGCGGCCGGGTGTCCGTCGACAGCGCCGTCGGATCCGGCAGCACGTTCACGGTTACGTTCCCGAGGCGGCAGGAGGCCGCCGCGGTAGAGGAGGCTGTAGTATGA
- a CDS encoding response regulator transcription factor — MPTVLVVDDELQIVELLRTYLEREGFGVAVAADGEAALKEHERVRPDLVILDLMLPKLDGREVCRRIRERARTPIIMLTARDEESDKLLGLELGADDYITKPFSPREVVARVRAVLRRGSHETPEVLRLGEMIIDLRGHQVTLAGRPIDLTPTEFRMLETLASHPNQVFTRMQLIDRVHGHAFEGYERTVDAHIKNLRSKIEHDPRNPRFILTVYGVGYKFQRPEDDRRQQAAHA, encoded by the coding sequence GTGCCGACCGTCCTGGTCGTAGATGACGAATTGCAGATCGTCGAGCTGCTGCGCACCTATCTGGAGCGCGAAGGGTTTGGCGTCGCCGTGGCGGCCGACGGGGAGGCCGCGCTCAAGGAGCACGAGCGCGTGCGTCCCGACCTCGTGATCCTCGACCTCATGCTGCCGAAGCTCGACGGCCGGGAGGTGTGCCGCCGCATCCGGGAGCGCGCCCGCACGCCGATCATCATGCTGACCGCGCGCGACGAGGAGTCCGACAAACTGCTCGGCCTGGAGCTCGGCGCGGACGACTACATCACGAAGCCCTTCAGCCCCCGCGAGGTTGTCGCGCGCGTGCGCGCGGTTCTGAGGAGGGGCAGCCACGAGACCCCGGAGGTACTCCGGCTCGGGGAGATGATCATCGACCTGCGCGGCCACCAGGTGACGCTCGCGGGGCGGCCGATCGATCTCACGCCGACAGAGTTCCGGATGCTCGAGACGCTGGCGAGCCATCCCAACCAGGTTTTCACGCGGATGCAGCTGATCGATCGCGTCCACGGCCACGCCTTCGAAGGCTACGAGCGCACGGTCGACGCGCACATCAAGAACCTCCGGAGCAAGATCGAACATGACCCCCGCAACCCGCGTTTTATCCTTACCGTCTACGGGGTGGGCTACAAGTTCCAGCGCCCGGAGGACGACCGGCGGCAGCAGGCCGCGCATGCGTAG
- a CDS encoding TolC family protein produces the protein MRGLVRQLAVLVLALAMSAATFMAPRPGAAQAPPAPPASPAPAAPAAPSTAQSYTLAQAVQTTITHNPQIVAAQQTLEAAQQSVALAKAGYAPTVSLTGNGSYGTTNSSNSTFTSAPLPSVGASGTATVAGNVTLFDNGRTAALVGTAEATVSSARAALRQTEQDLALQAATQFFTILGNEGVAQAQQQSLAQAQAQLELVQAQVRAGVAPQADVIQAQAQVAQAQVAALNANAQILTAKANLASTMGIDTTAPIEASRPTPSVPQVSVTGDQVISAALANRPEIAKANAAVQSAQAGLATAYVNAGPQVNIGLGAGYTPYSTAPALNNSSSYGLTGSISLPLFDAGRGRDEISAAQATLKGAQASLASQILAIRQDAYQSYLGALQAAANVTATQAAKTAADQAFSVAQGQYRAGVGTVIAVIQAQTTATQADVNAASAQFQFESALVTLRHAEGAPVVAGVGGGSQ, from the coding sequence ATGAGAGGTCTGGTCCGTCAACTCGCCGTGCTTGTCCTCGCGCTCGCGATGAGCGCGGCGACGTTCATGGCGCCGCGGCCCGGTGCGGCACAGGCGCCGCCGGCACCGCCCGCATCTCCGGCGCCCGCGGCCCCTGCCGCGCCCTCGACGGCGCAGAGCTACACGCTGGCCCAGGCGGTGCAGACGACGATTACGCACAACCCGCAGATCGTCGCGGCGCAACAGACGCTCGAGGCGGCGCAGCAGAGCGTGGCGCTGGCCAAGGCGGGCTACGCGCCGACCGTGTCGCTCACCGGCAACGGCTCGTACGGCACGACCAATTCATCGAACTCTACCTTCACGTCGGCGCCGCTTCCCAGCGTGGGCGCGAGCGGCACCGCGACGGTCGCCGGCAACGTGACGCTGTTCGACAACGGGCGCACGGCGGCGCTCGTCGGAACCGCCGAAGCGACGGTCTCGTCCGCGCGGGCGGCGCTGCGGCAGACGGAGCAGGATCTCGCGCTGCAGGCGGCCACGCAGTTCTTCACGATTCTCGGAAACGAAGGCGTCGCGCAGGCACAGCAGCAGTCCCTGGCGCAGGCGCAGGCGCAGCTCGAGCTCGTTCAGGCGCAGGTGCGCGCGGGGGTGGCGCCGCAGGCCGACGTGATCCAGGCGCAGGCCCAGGTCGCGCAGGCCCAGGTCGCCGCGCTCAACGCGAACGCGCAGATCTTGACGGCCAAGGCCAACCTCGCCAGCACCATGGGCATCGATACGACGGCGCCGATCGAAGCGTCGCGCCCGACACCGTCCGTGCCGCAGGTATCCGTGACCGGGGATCAGGTGATCTCCGCCGCGCTCGCGAACCGGCCGGAGATCGCGAAGGCGAACGCGGCGGTGCAGTCGGCGCAGGCGGGGCTCGCGACCGCCTACGTGAACGCCGGGCCCCAGGTGAACATCGGGCTCGGCGCCGGCTACACGCCGTACAGCACCGCACCCGCACTCAACAACTCGTCGTCGTACGGCCTCACCGGCTCGATCAGCTTGCCGCTCTTCGACGCGGGCCGCGGCCGGGACGAGATCTCCGCCGCGCAGGCGACGCTCAAGGGCGCGCAGGCGTCGCTTGCCTCGCAGATCCTCGCGATCCGGCAAGACGCCTATCAGTCGTACCTCGGCGCGCTGCAGGCGGCCGCCAACGTGACGGCGACCCAGGCGGCCAAGACCGCGGCCGACCAGGCGTTCAGCGTGGCGCAGGGGCAGTACCGCGCCGGCGTCGGGACCGTCATCGCGGTGATTCAGGCGCAGACGACGGCGACGCAGGCGGACGTCAACGCCGCGTCCGCGCAGTTTCAGTTTGAATCCGCGCTCGTGACGCTGCGGCACGCGGAGGGCGCACCCGTCGTGGCAGGCGTGGGGGGAGGTTCGCAATGA
- a CDS encoding GNAT family N-acetyltransferase: protein MAPAGVAVRFARQSDVAGLAKMREALWPSASVDEHARQLAAIVDGSAQLTMPLAVLVAEAPGRPLVGFLEVGLRSHAEGCDPARAVGYIEGWYVAAPHRRQGIGRRLVAAAEQWARGRGCVEMASDTWIDNDLSQRAHEALGYAVVDRCVHFRKAL, encoded by the coding sequence ATGGCACCGGCCGGGGTCGCCGTCAGGTTCGCCAGGCAGTCGGATGTCGCCGGGTTGGCGAAGATGCGCGAGGCGCTGTGGCCGTCCGCCTCCGTCGACGAGCACGCGCGGCAACTTGCGGCGATCGTCGACGGCAGCGCTCAACTCACGATGCCGCTCGCCGTCCTCGTGGCCGAGGCGCCCGGCCGCCCGCTCGTGGGATTCTTGGAAGTCGGCCTGCGGTCACACGCGGAGGGCTGCGATCCCGCACGCGCCGTGGGCTACATCGAAGGCTGGTACGTCGCCGCCCCGCACCGGCGTCAAGGCATCGGCCGCCGGCTCGTCGCCGCCGCCGAGCAGTGGGCGCGCGGCCGGGGGTGCGTGGAGATGGCCTCCGACACGTGGATCGACAACGACCTCTCCCAGCGGGCCCACGAGGCGTTGGGCTACGCCGTCGTCGACCGGTGCGTACACTTCCGCAAGGCGCTCTAA
- a CDS encoding efflux RND transporter periplasmic adaptor subunit — protein MRFFRWFTVRRIIALAVVAALAAGGIVAVQRLGQRRTAVRYIARPVQYADISSTVTETGTVNPVDQIQVGTQVSGTIATLGADYNSRVKKGQVLATLDPTSFQSAVEQQSAALAAAQSTAAASQSGIAQARAGVQTAQANYEQQLANLRNAQAGVTKARSQLALAQTTVKRDQQLLAQGYIAQSQMDTDRTAAQTAQDDLAAAQAAVGAAQAQVASSLSSVRSAQQAVQTASAQAGTSGHQVQSASAQLQTAQYNLSRTIITSPVDGVVMARNVSVGQTVAASLQTPTLFTIASNLKDMQVDTSVDEADVGTVRQGNAATITVTAYPNVTFNGTVKQVRVNPTVVSNVVTYDAVVAVHDDSGRLFPGMTAQVTISTETRTHVLAIPLQALLFRPLQQGARPTTTGGGAPSGGPLGGVGFVGSGGGAAAAPVAGAPGSTVTVWLLRTNQPSPVRIVIGVSDNKNVEVRSGLQEGDRVIVAAVRGNRRPGQGGSGRQGGGQGAPGGSGGTRPSSTPSSGNP, from the coding sequence ATGAGATTTTTCCGCTGGTTCACCGTCCGGCGGATCATCGCGCTGGCCGTCGTCGCCGCGCTCGCCGCGGGCGGCATCGTCGCAGTGCAGCGGCTCGGGCAGCGGCGCACCGCCGTCCGCTACATCGCCCGGCCGGTGCAGTATGCCGACATTTCGTCGACCGTGACGGAGACCGGCACGGTGAACCCGGTGGATCAGATCCAGGTCGGGACCCAGGTGTCCGGCACGATCGCGACGCTCGGCGCCGACTACAACTCGCGCGTCAAGAAGGGCCAGGTGCTCGCCACCCTCGATCCGACGTCGTTCCAGTCCGCGGTTGAACAGCAGAGCGCCGCGCTCGCGGCCGCGCAGTCGACCGCAGCCGCGTCGCAGAGCGGCATCGCGCAGGCTCGGGCCGGGGTGCAGACGGCGCAGGCCAACTACGAACAGCAGCTCGCAAATTTGCGGAACGCCCAGGCCGGCGTGACGAAGGCGCGCAGCCAGCTCGCCCTCGCGCAGACGACCGTGAAGCGCGACCAGCAGCTGCTTGCGCAGGGCTACATCGCGCAGAGCCAGATGGACACGGATCGGACGGCCGCGCAGACGGCACAGGACGATCTCGCCGCCGCGCAGGCGGCGGTCGGCGCGGCGCAGGCGCAGGTGGCCTCGAGCCTGTCGTCGGTGCGCAGCGCTCAGCAGGCCGTGCAGACCGCGAGCGCCCAGGCCGGGACCTCCGGGCACCAGGTGCAGTCCGCCTCCGCGCAGCTGCAGACGGCACAGTACAATCTCTCCCGCACCATCATCACGAGTCCGGTCGACGGCGTGGTCATGGCGCGCAACGTGAGCGTCGGCCAGACCGTGGCCGCGTCGCTGCAGACGCCCACGCTGTTCACGATCGCGTCCAACTTGAAGGACATGCAGGTGGACACCTCGGTCGATGAGGCCGACGTGGGCACCGTCCGGCAGGGCAACGCCGCGACGATCACCGTCACGGCCTATCCCAACGTCACGTTCAACGGCACCGTGAAGCAGGTCCGCGTCAACCCGACGGTCGTGTCGAACGTGGTGACCTACGATGCGGTCGTCGCGGTCCACGATGATTCCGGCCGGCTCTTTCCCGGCATGACGGCGCAGGTGACGATCAGCACCGAGACGCGCACGCATGTACTTGCGATCCCGCTGCAGGCGTTGCTCTTCCGTCCCCTCCAGCAGGGCGCGCGGCCGACCACCACGGGCGGCGGCGCGCCTTCCGGCGGCCCGTTAGGCGGCGTCGGATTCGTGGGGTCCGGCGGCGGTGCCGCGGCCGCGCCCGTCGCCGGCGCGCCCGGCTCTACCGTTACCGTGTGGCTGCTGCGCACCAATCAGCCGTCGCCGGTTCGCATCGTCATCGGCGTGTCAGACAATAAGAACGTGGAGGTCCGGTCCGGACTCCAGGAAGGCGACCGCGTGATCGTCGCCGCCGTGCGCGGCAATCGCCGGCCGGGGCAAGGCGGAAGCGGCCGGCAAGGCGGCGGTCAGGGCGCGCCCGGCGGGAGCGGCGGAACGAGGCCGAGCAGCACGCCGTCGAGCGGGAACCCGTAA